From the genome of bacterium:
TGACTTTGAAATGATCCTTATTATATTATTGGCCTCATAGGATTTCTCACCAAAACGAAGAACCAATGTTCCCGATGGTGCTGTTTTTACTTCTTTAAATATGGTTTTTCTTTGCGATGATGATTTTTTGAGAGCTTCACTTTGACTTTCAAAAGGACCCTGATAAACAAGGTAGGAAATAGTTGAATATGTCCCTTTCTTAGTCTTAAATGTCATGCCAATTTCTCTTATTTTAATTTTCATGCCGTTTCCAGCTATTTCCCTTCCTTTTTCAAGGGCTTCGCTGAGAGTTTCGTACTCCCCATAGCTCACATAGTAGTAAAAATTTGCAGGTTTAGCCTTTTTTATGGTGACTCTTAGGGGGGACCTTGTACCTTTGTATCTAAGAGTATTTCCTTCGTAGATATAGAAGGAATCTTCCAACATCATGTAAACTTCACTGTACTCACCGAGTCCCACCCTTATGGTAGTTTCCTTGGGTGGCCAAGTGAAAGGAATGTGTGGGAGTTCAAATTTTTCAGCTTCTAATGGCATTTCTTTAAGGGATTTTCGTCGGGCGCAGGTAGAAAAAAATACTAAAGCCAAGAGCAGAATTTTTACTAAATCACCTATTTTCCAGCACACTTATCCTTTCCCTTGCTTTCCTGGCGTATATGGACCTTGGTGGAGCCAGCGTTAATACTTTGTAGTAGCACTCAAGGGCCTCTTTTGTATTTCCAAAGTCCTCAAGAATTTGCCCTTTTAAAAAATATGCGTCATCCAAATATATTTTGGGTATTCCCCACTGGATGAATTTGTCGAGCATTTCGAGGGCATTTTCGTACATCTCTTTTTTCAGGTAGT
Proteins encoded in this window:
- a CDS encoding SpoIID/LytB domain-containing protein, producing the protein MPLEAEKFELPHIPFTWPPKETTIRVGLGEYSEVYMMLEDSFYIYEGNTLRYKGTRSPLRVTIKKAKPANFYYYVSYGEYETLSEALEKGREIAGNGMKIKIREIGMTFKTKKGTYSTISYLVYQGPFESQSEALKKSSSQRKTIFKEVKTAPSGTLVLRFGEKSYEANNIIRIISKSPIKVMNFQRKNLYYGGTDRKPFLASGIVEVRPSNSGKIYVVNELPVEEYVEGVLKGEVPISFPKEALKAQAVAARTNAISTIKKKLSLFSEPFDATADVLTQNY